The Solibacillus daqui genome has a segment encoding these proteins:
- a CDS encoding FAD-dependent oxidoreductase → MKVVIIGGDAAGMSAAMEIVRNNKAAQILVLEKGDVYSYGQCGLPYVINGKVPHTDDLIARDVEEFRAKYGIDARIFHEVTNIDTKLKKVSGIDVNSREPFEFLYDKLLIATGASPTIPRLENADLQGIHTVKTIPQMEALMRALPSVKHVTIIGAGYIGLEVAETVRERGLEVRLIHRGKRLMSALDPKLAQMVLEEARKHGIDVLLNETTLGFKGATHVEGVRTASGIYETDLVIVATGVRPNTQFANGFAKLENGALIVNEHMETSIEHVYAAGDCATHYHRIKRQMDYLPLGSTANKQGRIAGLNIAGYMQKYQGIVGTSILKFFNLQIGMTGLTNADADQLHVLVEAYEMEVNDIASYYPNVRPMKLRMLVEQQSRQLLGMQAVGENGVDKRIDVFATALYNEMTFEDLLHLDLAYAPPFSGVWDAIMQMPKRYGKK, encoded by the coding sequence GTGAAGGTAGTAATTATCGGAGGAGATGCGGCAGGAATGAGCGCGGCAATGGAAATTGTGCGCAATAATAAGGCTGCACAAATTTTAGTGTTAGAAAAGGGCGATGTCTATTCATACGGGCAATGTGGTTTGCCGTATGTCATTAACGGAAAAGTGCCACATACAGATGATTTAATCGCACGAGATGTTGAAGAGTTCCGTGCAAAATACGGAATTGATGCACGGATTTTTCATGAAGTTACGAATATTGATACGAAGTTAAAAAAGGTGAGTGGCATTGATGTGAATAGCCGTGAACCATTTGAATTTTTATACGATAAATTGTTAATTGCAACAGGGGCCTCACCAACAATTCCTCGGCTGGAAAATGCAGACTTACAGGGCATTCATACAGTGAAAACCATTCCACAAATGGAGGCATTAATGCGTGCATTACCTAGTGTGAAGCATGTGACAATTATTGGTGCGGGTTATATTGGCTTGGAAGTAGCAGAAACGGTTCGTGAGCGCGGGTTAGAGGTGCGTTTAATACATCGTGGGAAGCGTTTGATGTCAGCTTTAGATCCAAAGCTAGCGCAAATGGTGTTAGAGGAAGCACGGAAACATGGCATTGACGTATTACTAAATGAAACGACACTAGGTTTTAAAGGGGCAACGCATGTCGAAGGGGTACGCACGGCATCAGGTATTTATGAGACCGATTTAGTCATTGTCGCAACGGGGGTACGTCCAAATACGCAGTTTGCGAATGGCTTTGCGAAACTCGAAAACGGGGCATTAATTGTTAATGAACATATGGAAACATCTATTGAACATGTCTATGCAGCAGGCGATTGTGCAACCCATTATCACCGTATTAAGCGTCAGATGGATTACTTACCGCTAGGCTCTACAGCGAATAAGCAAGGACGTATTGCCGGTTTAAATATTGCTGGCTACATGCAAAAATATCAAGGCATTGTGGGCACATCGATTTTAAAATTTTTCAATTTGCAAATTGGAATGACGGGATTAACTAATGCAGATGCCGATCAACTGCATGTACTTGTAGAAGCGTATGAAATGGAAGTAAACGATATCGCAAGCTATTATCCGAATGTACGTCCGATGAAACTGCGCATGCTTGTAGAGCAGCAAAGTCGTCAGTTACTAGGCATGCAAGCGGTTGGGGAAAATGGGGTCGATAAGCGTATCGATGTATTTGCAACAGCGCTTTATAACGAAATGACATTTGAGGATTTACTACATTTGGACTTAGCATACGCACCACCATTTAGCGGTGTGTGGGATGCAATTATGCAAATGCCGAAGCGATACGGTAAAAAATAA